The following proteins are encoded in a genomic region of Brachypodium distachyon strain Bd21 chromosome 1, Brachypodium_distachyon_v3.0, whole genome shotgun sequence:
- the LOC100832017 gene encoding BTB/POZ and MATH domain-containing protein 1: MEKDCKSITNVARWVKLLKIDGYCAAKTMGNEDCIKSSCSVGGYDWEICIYPAMVPPDRRARDRTPWVVVKLVFLSETCPSIVRANLSCRLVDPRGVLGPSPEKSVSCIFNRSWISRCLEMCSPFVNEDCSLPVCLKSTGELAASGYLRNDSFTVQCTITVLKEDVPAARIPVKEVSVSSPSLQHHLAELLHNKTGTDVTFLVSGKSFAAHKLILAARSPVLMAEFFGHMKETSSQHVEINEIEAVVFKALLYFIYTDSVLEFGLQHEAVTMLAQHLLAAADRYGLDRLKEICQGKLSDGISVDTAATTLALAEQHNCPQLKAKCVEFIVSTPAILDAVLATDGYKHLEASCPTVLPDLLKSARGRNS; this comes from the coding sequence ATGGAAAAAGACTGCAAAAGCATCACCAATGTTGCCCGCTGGGTcaagctgctgaagatcgaCGGCTACTGTGCTGCCAAAACCATGGGCAATGAGGATTGCATCAAATCCAGCTGTAGCGTTGGTGGGTATGACTGGGAGATCTGTATCTATCCTGCGATGGTGCCACCTGATCGGCGTGCTCGCGACCGCACTCCGTGGGTAGTAGTGAAGCTCGTGTTCCTCAGTGAAACCTGCCCTTCCATCGTGAGGGCGAATCTGAGCTGTCGTTTGGTTGATCCGAGAGGTGTGCTTGGTCCATCTCCAGAGAAGAGTGTGTCATGTATATTCAATCGTTCGTGGATATCCCGCTGCCTCGAGATGTGCTCGCCTTTTGTTAACGAAGATTGCTCGCTTCCAGTTTGCCTCAAGTCGACAGGCGAGCTAGCAGCATCGGGTTATCTCAGGAATGATTCTTTTACCGTGCAATGCACCATCACGGTGCTCAAGGAGGATGTGCCAGCAGCGAGGATCCCGGTTAAAGAAGTGTCTGTATCATCCCCTAGCTTGCAACACCACCTTGCTGAACTCCTGCATAACAAGACAGGAACAGATGTCACATTTCTCGTTTCCGGCAAGTCTTTCGCTGCGCACAAGCTCATTCTCGCTGCAAGGTCCCCTGTGCTCATGGCCGAGTTCTTTGGGCACATGAAGGAGACGAGCTCTCAACATGTGGAGATCAATGAAATAGAGGCGGTGGTGTTCAAGGCGTTGCTGTACTTCATCTACACTGACTCTGTGCTGGAATTCGGTCTGCAGCATGAGGCGGTGACAATGTTGGCTCAGCATCTACTTGCAGCTGCAGACCGGTATGGACTGGACAGGCTCAAGGAGATCTGCCAAGGCAAGCTCTCTGATGGCATCAGTGTGGACACCGCGGCGACCACTTTGGCTTTGGCTGAGCAGCACAATTGCCCACAGCTCAAGGCTAAGTGTGTTGAGTTCATTGTTAGCACTCCTGCAATTCTTGATGCTGTCTTGGCGACGGATGGATATAAGCATCTGGAGGCAAGCTGCCCTACGGTGTTGCCTGACCTTCTCAAGTCTGCACGTGGGAGAAACAGTTGA
- the LOC100842606 gene encoding BTB/POZ and MATH domain-containing protein 2: MATESSSRSISLTGAASLVQQLKIEGFSATASMALHQFIASRWTVDGYECEVRIYPATTCIVIRGHRTTWVALELIFVSESRTGGSRVSMGCRLVDPSGKLQPSEEHKVSVSKKFCHPNESSGLLFLQNRNDLAASGYLVGDCLALECTITVLKELPVPTIPATKEVVEPPSTNLHQHLGELLQNGTGADVTFLVSGESFAAHKNILAARSPVFMAEFFGHMKEKSSRRVEIENMEAPVFKALLHFIYTDKVPEELDQQKPDIVGACTMAQHLLAAADRYGLDRLKLLCEIKLSAGITVDTAATTLALAEQHDCEQLKAKCMEFIVSTPAVLDAVLATEGYKHLEMSCPSVLTGILKSTRGRKN, translated from the coding sequence ATGGCCACGGAAAGCTCCAGCCGCAGCATAAGCCTCACCGGCGCCGCAAGCCTGGTGCAGCAGCTCAAGATCGAAGGCTTCAGCGCGACGGCGAGCATGGCCCTGCACCAGTTCATCGCGTCGAGGTGGACCGTCGACGGGTACGAGTGCGAGGTCCGCATCTACCCCGCAACGACGTGCATCGTCATCAGGGGGCACAGGACGACCTGGGTGGCGCTGGAGCTTATCTTCGTCAGCGAGTCCCGCACCGGCGGCTCCAGGGTGAGCATGGGCTGCCGGCTCGTAGACCCCAGCGGGAAGCTTCAACCATCGGAGGAGCACAAGGTAAGCGTGTCCAAGAAATTCTGCCATCCCAACGAGTCCTCGGGCCTCCTGTTCCTCCAGAATAGAAATGATCTGGCGGCGTCGGGCTACCTCGTTGGCGATTGCTTGGCCCTGGAGTGCACCATCACGGTGCTCAAGGAATTGCCGGTACCAACCATCCCCGCTACCAAGGAAGTGGTCGAGCCGCCGTCCACCAATCTGCATCAGCACCTTGGCGAACTCCTGCAGAACGGCACGGGAGCCGACGTCACTTTCCTCGTGTCCGGCGAGTCGTTCGCCGCGCACAAGAACATACTGGCTGCAAGATCTCCGGTTTTCATGGCGGAGTTCTTCGGCCACATGAAGGAGAAGAGCTCCCGGCGCGTGGAGAtcgagaacatggaggcgCCCGTGTTCAAGGCGCTGCTGCACTTCATCTACACTGACAAGGTGCCTGAAGAACTTGATCAGCAGAAGCCGGACATTGTAGGGGCCTGCACGATGGCTCAGCATCTTCTTGCGGCTGCTGACAGGTACGGGCTGGACAGGCTCAAGCTGCTTTGCGAGATAAAGCTCTCCGCTGGCATCACGGTCGACACGGCGGCCACGACTCTGGCGTTGGCTGAGCAGCACGACTGTGAGCAGCTCAAGGCCAAGTGTATGGAGTTCATCGTCAGCACTCCGGCGGTCCTTGATGCTGTGTTGGCGACGGAAGGGTACAAGCACCTGGAGATGAGCTGCCCTTCGGTGCTTACTGGCATTCTCAAGTCTACCCGTGGGAGAAAGAACTGA